The nucleotide window AGGACAGCGACCCGATAGCCAAGCAGTCCGTGACGGTCGGCGGAAAGATCTACGGAGCCCCGCTCTTCGTCGGCGTACGGGCGCTGTACTACCGCACCGACGTCTTCGAGGACCTGGGCATCGAGGTACCCAGGTCCCAGGCCGAACTGATCTCCACCGCGAAGAAGGTCCACAAGGAGAAGCCGGACCTGTACGGCCTCGCCGTCGGCGGCGCGTACACCTACGGCGCGATGCCGTTCATCTGGGCCAACGGCGGCGAACTCGCCGACGACACCGGCGACACGTACAAGGCCGCCATCAACAGCGACAAGGCCCGCAAGGGCATCGAGGCCTACACCTCGCTCTTCGGCGACGCCAACTGCCCGGCCGCCAAGTGCGCCTCCATGGGCGGCAACGCGACCATCACCTCCTTCGCGTCCGGCAAGGCGGCCATGGCCATCGGCGGCGACTTCAGCCACACCGCGGTCGAGGCGGGCGCCGTGAAGGGGAAGTACGCGGTCGTACCGCTGCCCGGCGTCGCACCGGGTTCGATCGCCCCGGCGTTCGCGGGCGGCAACAACATCGGCGTGCTCAAGAGCAGTTCGCACCGCACCCTGGCGGTGGACCTGATGAAGTCGCTGACCGGCAAGCAGACCCAGGCCAAGCTCTTCGACGCCATGGGCTTCCTGCCGACCTACACCGACGTACGGGACAACGCGGCGAAGAAGGAGCCCTTCGCCGCGCCGTTCGTCCAGACCCTCGGCGCGGGCGCCAAGTTCGTCCCCGCCTCGCCGGGCTGGGGCCAGATCGACGCCTCGCTCGTCCTGCCGACGATGTTCCAGGAGATCGTCAGCGGGCGTAAGGACGTCGCGCAGGCGTCGGACGACGCCGCGAAGAAGATGGACGCGGCGTTCGCCGCCGCGGGCTGACCATGACCGCGACCGGCACCACGTACAAGGCTCCCGGGGCGGGCGGCGGCGTACAGCCCCGCCCGCCCCGGCGCCGCCGCTCCGTCTCACCCGCCCGGCAGCCGGGCTGGACCCCCTGGCTCTACCTCCTGCCCGCGCTGGTCCTCCTCGGGGCGCTCCTCGTCTACCCGATCTACCAGCTGGGCCTGATCTCCTTCCTGGAGTACACCCAGGCCCAGGTCAGCGGCGGCGAGCCGACCACCTTCAAGGGGTTCGGCAACTACGGGACACTCTTCCGCGACAGCCAGTTCTGGCAGGTGCTGCTGGCGACCGTCGTCTTCGCCGCGGCCTGCGTGGTCGCCACCCTCATGACCGGCTGCGCGCTCGCCGTCCTGCTGACCCGGATCCGCGCCCTGCCCCGGCTCGCGCTGATGATGGCCGCGCTCGGCGCCTGGGCGACCCCCGCCGTCACCGGGTCCACCGTCTGGGTCTTCCTCTTCGACCCCGACTTCGGACCGGTCAACCGTGTCCTGGGGCTCGGCGACTTCTCCTGGACGTACGGGCGCTACAGCGCCTTCGCCCTGGTGCTCCTCGAAGTGCTCTGGTGCTCGTTCCCGTTCGTGATGGTGACCGTCTACGCCGGCATCCGGGCCATCCCCACGGAGGTGCTGGAGGCGGCTTCCCTGGACGGCGCGTCGCAGTGGCGGATCTGGCGGTCGGTCATGGCACCGATGCTCCGGCCGATCCTGGTCGTCGTCACGATCCAGTCGATCATCTGGGACTTCAAGGTGTTCACCCAGATCTACGTCATGACCAACGGCGGCGGCATCGCCGGCCAGAACCTGGTGCTCAACGTGTACGCGTACCAGAAGGCGTTCGCGTCCTCGCAGTACAGCCTCGGCTCGGCGATCGGTGTCGTGATGCTGGTGATCCTGCTGGCCGTGACGCTGGTCTATCTGCGCCTCGTCCGGCGCCAGGGGGAGGAACTGTGAGCGCCTTCAGCACCCGTTTCCGGGTCCGCAGGCCAGGCCGGCTGGCCGCCGAGGCGGCGGCCCTGCTCATCGCCGTCGCGGTCGCCTTCCCGCTCTACTGGATGGTGCTCTCCGCGTTCAAACCGGCGGGCGAGATCCAGTCCACCGAGGCACGCCCCTGGACGCTGTCACCGTCCCTCGACTCGTTCCGCCGGGTCTTCGAACAGCAGGACTTCGGCCGCTACTTC belongs to Streptomyces finlayi and includes:
- a CDS encoding extracellular solute-binding protein, whose product is MNLSARIAAPAAALVLAGLTATACAPQTSDTSAKGDEKSGTLRVWLFQEVGNKPKEQVVDAAVADFEKSHKGAEVEVEYIPVDTRAQRIKAAFNDPKSAPDLIEYGNTDTAGYVKDGGLADVSEEFAAWDEAKDSDPIAKQSVTVGGKIYGAPLFVGVRALYYRTDVFEDLGIEVPRSQAELISTAKKVHKEKPDLYGLAVGGAYTYGAMPFIWANGGELADDTGDTYKAAINSDKARKGIEAYTSLFGDANCPAAKCASMGGNATITSFASGKAAMAIGGDFSHTAVEAGAVKGKYAVVPLPGVAPGSIAPAFAGGNNIGVLKSSSHRTLAVDLMKSLTGKQTQAKLFDAMGFLPTYTDVRDNAAKKEPFAAPFVQTLGAGAKFVPASPGWGQIDASLVLPTMFQEIVSGRKDVAQASDDAAKKMDAAFAAAG
- a CDS encoding carbohydrate ABC transporter permease; protein product: MTATGTTYKAPGAGGGVQPRPPRRRRSVSPARQPGWTPWLYLLPALVLLGALLVYPIYQLGLISFLEYTQAQVSGGEPTTFKGFGNYGTLFRDSQFWQVLLATVVFAAACVVATLMTGCALAVLLTRIRALPRLALMMAALGAWATPAVTGSTVWVFLFDPDFGPVNRVLGLGDFSWTYGRYSAFALVLLEVLWCSFPFVMVTVYAGIRAIPTEVLEAASLDGASQWRIWRSVMAPMLRPILVVVTIQSIIWDFKVFTQIYVMTNGGGIAGQNLVLNVYAYQKAFASSQYSLGSAIGVVMLVILLAVTLVYLRLVRRQGEEL